From Variovorax sp. PMC12, the proteins below share one genomic window:
- a CDS encoding TetR/AcrR family transcriptional regulator — MKTTSPPKPRSAGRPAGGGELTKQRIAEVALAQIDEFGLGAFSMREVAAQLGVYPATVHWHVSTREALLAEVAAAVMAGVAPPAGKLEWQAWIAELFRRCRDAVQQHPNVAQLLGAQLVSNGSLPTELVEGVLAALTEAGFEGEPLLEAYNCVIAAMLGFLTMEFSPLPADNTQAWAEELRERVHTIRPLDHPVLARNLPLLANKAFIMRWDNGTAVPLDSSFERHIQMTIDGLEAFARRVRPGA, encoded by the coding sequence ATGAAGACGACCTCGCCACCCAAGCCCCGCTCCGCTGGCCGCCCCGCCGGCGGCGGCGAACTGACGAAACAGCGCATCGCCGAAGTCGCGCTGGCGCAGATCGACGAATTCGGCCTCGGCGCGTTCAGCATGCGCGAGGTGGCGGCGCAGCTCGGCGTGTATCCGGCGACGGTGCACTGGCACGTCAGCACGCGCGAAGCCCTGCTGGCCGAGGTGGCGGCCGCCGTCATGGCCGGCGTTGCGCCGCCTGCGGGCAAGCTCGAATGGCAGGCATGGATCGCGGAGCTGTTCCGCCGCTGCCGCGACGCCGTGCAGCAGCACCCAAACGTCGCGCAGCTGCTGGGCGCGCAACTCGTGTCCAACGGCAGCCTGCCGACGGAGCTGGTCGAAGGCGTCCTGGCCGCATTGACCGAGGCGGGCTTCGAGGGCGAACCCCTGCTGGAGGCCTACAACTGCGTGATCGCGGCGATGCTGGGTTTCCTGACGATGGAGTTCTCGCCCCTGCCCGCCGACAACACCCAGGCCTGGGCCGAGGAACTGCGCGAACGCGTGCACACCATCCGCCCGCTCGACCACCCGGTGCTCGCGCGCAACCTGCCATTGCTGGCCAACAAGGCCTTCATCATGCGCTGGGACAACGGCACCGCCGTGCCGCTGGACAGCAGCTTCGAGCGCCACATCCAGATGACCATCGACGGGCTCGAAGCCTTCGCGCGCAGGGTCAGGCCGGGGGCCTAG
- a CDS encoding aspartate aminotransferase family protein: MTHAAIDQALADAYRRFTDANPASQRQFEAQARYMPGANSRSVLFYAPFPLTIARGEGAALWDADGHRYADFIAEYTAGVYGHSAPEIRDAVIEAMQGGINLTGHNLLEGRLARLICERFPQIEQLRFTNSGTEANLMALTAALHFTGRRKIVVFSGGYHGGVLGFGARPLPTTVPFDFLVLPYNDAQTARAQIERHGPEIAAVLVEPMQGASGCIPGQPDFLQALRESATQVGALLIFDEVMTSRLAPHGLANKLGIRSDLTTLGKYIGGGMSFGAFGGRADVMALFDPRTGPLAHSGTFNNNVMTMAAGYAGLTKLFTPEAAGALAQRGEALRARLNALCANEGVAMQFTGIGSLMNAHFVQGDVRSSEDLAAVDGRLRQLLFFHLLNEGIYSSPRGFVVLSLPLTDADIDRCVAAIGSFIGGHAALLPRAD, encoded by the coding sequence ATGACCCATGCCGCCATAGACCAGGCCCTTGCCGATGCGTACCGGCGCTTCACCGACGCCAATCCGGCCAGCCAGCGCCAGTTCGAGGCGCAGGCGCGCTACATGCCCGGAGCCAACAGCCGCTCCGTGCTGTTCTACGCGCCGTTCCCCCTGACCATCGCCAGGGGCGAAGGCGCCGCGCTGTGGGACGCCGACGGCCATCGCTACGCCGACTTCATTGCCGAGTACACGGCCGGTGTCTACGGCCACTCCGCGCCGGAAATCCGCGATGCGGTCATCGAGGCGATGCAGGGCGGCATCAACCTCACCGGGCACAACCTGCTCGAAGGACGGCTGGCCCGGCTGATCTGCGAGCGCTTTCCGCAGATCGAGCAGCTGCGCTTCACCAACTCGGGCACCGAGGCCAACCTGATGGCGCTCACGGCGGCGCTGCACTTCACGGGGCGCAGGAAGATCGTCGTGTTCTCGGGCGGCTACCACGGCGGGGTGCTGGGCTTCGGCGCCAGGCCTTTGCCGACCACCGTGCCGTTCGACTTTCTCGTGCTGCCTTACAACGACGCGCAAACGGCCCGCGCGCAGATCGAACGGCACGGCCCCGAGATCGCCGCGGTATTGGTCGAGCCGATGCAGGGCGCGAGCGGCTGCATTCCGGGGCAACCCGACTTCCTGCAGGCCCTGCGCGAGTCGGCCACGCAGGTCGGCGCGCTGCTGATCTTCGACGAAGTCATGACCTCGCGGCTTGCGCCGCATGGGCTGGCGAACAAGCTCGGCATCCGTTCGGACCTGACCACGCTGGGCAAGTACATCGGCGGCGGCATGTCTTTTGGTGCGTTCGGCGGGCGCGCCGACGTGATGGCACTGTTCGACCCGCGCACCGGTCCGCTGGCCCATTCGGGAACCTTCAACAACAACGTGATGACGATGGCGGCCGGCTATGCCGGTCTCACGAAGCTCTTCACGCCCGAGGCGGCCGGTGCGCTGGCCCAGAGGGGCGAGGCACTGCGCGCGCGGCTCAACGCGCTGTGCGCGAACGAGGGCGTCGCCATGCAGTTCACCGGCATCGGCTCGCTGATGAACGCGCATTTCGTGCAGGGCGATGTACGCAGCAGCGAAGACCTGGCGGCGGTCGACGGCCGGCTGCGGCAGCTGCTGTTCTTCCACCTGCTGAACGAGGGCATCTACAGCTCGCCGCGCGGCTTCGTCGTGCTGTCGCTGCCGCTGACGGATGCGGACATCGACCGCTGCGTGGCCGCCATCGGCAGCTTCATCGGCGGGCACGCGGCGCTGCTGCCCCGCGCGGACTAG
- a CDS encoding NAD(P)/FAD-dependent oxidoreductase, with protein MERQDGQDRGAGPLNQPAAIAAPIETDALIVGAGPVGLFQAFQLGLLEISCHIVDALPAAGGQCVALYGGKPIYDIPGTPVTSGRDLAQSLLQQVAPFKPQFHFGEQVATLARQPDERLLLTTSAGKAFLAKTVFIAAGVGAFVPKRIAVEGIERFEGTSLFYHPDSLDRFAGQAVVVNGGDDVALETAIALTGTAAHVTLVHRRDGFQADEATVAAMRRLVAQGKLAFKVGQPGAFNGKQLQIVTPDATTLDLPLDALIACLGISPRLGPIADWGLELERKQVPVDTEKYETRERGVFAVGDINTYPGKKKLIVCGFHEATLAAWGATAIVFPGKAVPLQYTTTSTRLHELLGVRKA; from the coding sequence GTGGAAAGACAAGACGGACAAGATCGGGGAGCTGGTCCGCTGAACCAGCCGGCCGCCATCGCCGCTCCCATCGAGACCGACGCGCTGATCGTCGGTGCCGGCCCCGTGGGGCTGTTCCAGGCCTTCCAGCTGGGCCTGCTCGAAATCTCCTGCCACATCGTCGACGCACTGCCCGCCGCGGGCGGCCAGTGCGTGGCGCTGTATGGCGGCAAGCCCATCTACGACATTCCCGGCACGCCCGTGACCAGCGGGCGTGACCTGGCGCAGTCTCTGCTGCAGCAGGTGGCGCCCTTCAAGCCCCAGTTCCACTTCGGCGAGCAGGTGGCCACGCTGGCCCGGCAACCTGACGAACGGCTGCTGCTGACAACCTCGGCGGGCAAGGCCTTCCTGGCGAAGACGGTATTCATCGCGGCGGGCGTCGGGGCCTTCGTGCCCAAGCGCATCGCCGTCGAAGGCATCGAGCGCTTCGAGGGCACGTCTCTTTTCTATCACCCCGACTCGCTGGACCGCTTTGCCGGGCAGGCCGTCGTGGTCAACGGCGGCGACGACGTCGCGCTGGAAACCGCCATTGCGCTGACCGGCACGGCCGCGCATGTCACGCTGGTCCATCGCCGCGACGGTTTCCAGGCCGACGAGGCCACGGTCGCGGCCATGCGCCGGCTCGTGGCGCAGGGCAAGCTGGCCTTCAAGGTCGGCCAACCCGGCGCGTTCAATGGCAAACAGCTCCAGATCGTCACGCCAGACGCCACCACGCTCGACCTGCCGCTCGACGCGCTGATCGCCTGCCTGGGCATCTCCCCGCGCCTCGGCCCCATCGCCGACTGGGGGCTGGAGCTGGAGCGCAAGCAGGTGCCGGTCGACACCGAGAAATACGAAACCCGCGAACGCGGCGTGTTCGCGGTCGGCGACATCAACACCTACCCGGGCAAGAAGAAGCTCATCGTCTGCGGCTTCCACGAGGCCACGCTGGCTGCCTGGGGCGCCACGGCCATCGTGTTTCCGGGCAAGGCCGTGCCGCTGCAGTACACGACCACCAGCACGCGGCTGCACGAGCTGCTGGGCGTGCGCAAGGCCTGA
- the fdxA gene encoding ferredoxin FdxA, whose product MTHVVSEACIRCKYTDCVDVCPVDCFREGPNMLVIDPDECIDCAVCIPECPVNAIYAEEDLPANQIAFIKINAELALADGWKSITKRKPALPDAEEWKDKTDKIGELVR is encoded by the coding sequence ATGACCCACGTCGTCTCCGAAGCCTGCATCCGTTGCAAATACACCGACTGCGTGGACGTTTGCCCCGTCGACTGCTTCCGCGAAGGTCCCAACATGCTGGTGATCGACCCGGACGAATGCATCGACTGCGCGGTCTGCATTCCCGAGTGCCCGGTCAACGCCATCTACGCCGAGGAAGACCTGCCGGCCAACCAGATCGCCTTCATCAAGATCAACGCCGAGCTGGCCCTGGCCGACGGCTGGAAGAGCATCACCAAGCGCAAGCCTGCGCTGCCTGATGCAGAAGAGTGGAAAGACAAGACGGACAAGATCGGGGAGCTGGTCCGCTGA
- a CDS encoding sulfate adenylyltransferase subunit 1, giving the protein MSTTTATPVNTTVHGDTGTALRFITCGSVDDGKSTLIGRLLVDSKTVLQDQLAGVQRGGETDLALLTDGLSAEREQGITIDVAYRYFSTAKRKFIIGDAPGHEQYTRNMVTAASAADAAVVLVDATKLAWAAEVEDGTVVRRELLPQTRRHTLLCHLLRVQSIVFAVNKLDAIADAGLAFERISTALTAFAEAAGVQVGAIVPISALKGWNVATRHADWVGYEGPSLLELLEELPVTAQDEAVPFAFPVQWVEKFSASADTSQGRRVFWGRVASGHVEPGQRVTVLPSNQTATVAQVLSHTRQPKSVHAGHSAGIVLDREVDVSRGDWLLAPGAFEPVREITATVAWLDDEPLVAGRVYWALQGHRWVKAKVARIVDRVNITTLESEPATQLEANSIGDVVLALQQPLAVLPFTQSRALGSLVLVDTASHKTAAAVLVQPAAAKA; this is encoded by the coding sequence ATGAGTACGACGACTGCAACCCCTGTGAACACCACCGTCCACGGCGACACCGGCACCGCCCTGCGCTTCATCACCTGCGGCTCGGTCGACGACGGCAAGAGCACGCTGATCGGCCGCCTGCTGGTCGACAGCAAGACCGTGCTGCAAGACCAGCTGGCCGGCGTGCAGCGCGGCGGCGAAACCGACCTCGCCCTGCTGACCGACGGCCTCTCGGCCGAGCGCGAACAGGGCATCACGATCGACGTGGCCTACCGCTACTTCTCGACCGCCAAGCGCAAGTTCATCATCGGCGACGCGCCGGGCCATGAGCAGTACACGCGCAACATGGTCACCGCCGCCTCGGCCGCCGACGCCGCCGTGGTGCTGGTCGACGCGACCAAGCTGGCTTGGGCCGCCGAAGTGGAAGACGGCACCGTGGTCAGGCGCGAGCTGCTGCCGCAGACGCGCCGCCATACGCTGCTGTGCCATCTGCTGCGCGTGCAGTCCATCGTTTTCGCGGTGAACAAGCTCGACGCCATCGCTGATGCCGGCCTGGCCTTCGAGCGCATCTCGACCGCACTGACCGCCTTTGCCGAAGCGGCTGGCGTGCAGGTCGGGGCCATCGTGCCGATCTCGGCGCTCAAGGGCTGGAACGTGGCCACGCGCCACGCCGACTGGGTGGGCTACGAAGGCCCGAGCCTGCTCGAGCTGCTCGAAGAGCTGCCCGTGACCGCGCAGGACGAGGCCGTGCCCTTCGCCTTCCCGGTGCAGTGGGTCGAGAAGTTCTCGGCCTCCGCCGACACCTCGCAAGGCCGACGCGTGTTCTGGGGCCGTGTCGCCTCTGGCCATGTGGAGCCCGGCCAGCGCGTGACCGTGCTGCCGAGCAACCAGACCGCCACCGTGGCGCAGGTGCTGAGCCACACGCGCCAGCCGAAGTCGGTGCACGCGGGCCACAGCGCCGGCATCGTGCTCGACCGCGAGGTCGACGTGTCGCGCGGCGACTGGCTGCTGGCGCCCGGCGCCTTCGAGCCGGTGCGCGAGATCACCGCCACCGTGGCCTGGCTCGACGACGAGCCGCTGGTCGCGGGCCGCGTGTACTGGGCGCTGCAGGGCCACCGCTGGGTCAAGGCCAAGGTGGCGCGCATCGTCGACCGGGTGAACATCACCACGCTCGAATCGGAGCCCGCAACGCAGCTGGAAGCCAACTCCATCGGCGACGTGGTGCTGGCGCTGCAGCAGCCGCTGGCGGTGCTCCCGTTCACGCAATCGCGCGCGCTGGGCTCGCTGGTGCTGGTCGATACGGCCTCCCACAAGACCGCTGCCGCCGTACTTGTGCAGCCCGCCGCCGCAAAGGCCTAA
- the cysD gene encoding sulfate adenylyltransferase subunit CysD — protein MNARTETDLLLPPAHLSNTHLDALEEETIFILREVAAAFERPTLLFSGGKDSLVLLKCAEKAFGVGRIPYPLLMIDTGHNFPEVTAYRDQRARELGAELIVRSVEDSMKRGTVRLAHPGESRNAHQSVTLLEAIEEFRFDALIGGARRDEEKARAKERIFSHRDSFGQWQPKDQRPELWTLFNTRLAPGEHFRVFPISNWTELDVWQYIAREEVGLPSIYYTHKREVVERRGLLVPVTDLTPPRDGETVQVRDVRFRTVGDITTTCPVESLAADADDVVLETLSVDVSERGATRMDDMTSEASMEKRKKDGYF, from the coding sequence ATGAACGCCCGTACCGAAACCGATCTGCTGCTGCCGCCGGCACACCTGTCCAACACGCACCTCGATGCGCTGGAGGAAGAAACCATCTTCATCCTGCGCGAAGTGGCGGCCGCCTTCGAGCGCCCCACCCTGCTGTTCTCGGGCGGCAAGGATTCGCTGGTGCTGCTGAAGTGCGCGGAAAAGGCCTTCGGCGTGGGCCGCATCCCTTACCCCCTGCTGATGATCGACACCGGCCACAACTTCCCTGAAGTGACGGCCTATCGCGACCAGCGCGCCAGGGAACTGGGCGCCGAGCTGATCGTGCGCAGCGTCGAAGACTCCATGAAGCGCGGCACCGTGCGCCTGGCCCACCCGGGCGAGTCGCGCAACGCGCACCAGTCGGTGACCCTGCTGGAAGCCATCGAGGAATTCCGCTTCGACGCGCTGATCGGCGGCGCCCGCCGCGACGAGGAAAAGGCGCGCGCCAAGGAACGCATCTTTTCGCACCGCGACAGCTTCGGCCAGTGGCAGCCCAAGGACCAGCGCCCCGAGCTGTGGACGCTGTTCAACACGCGCCTGGCCCCGGGCGAACACTTCCGCGTGTTCCCCATCTCGAACTGGACCGAGCTCGACGTGTGGCAGTACATCGCCCGCGAGGAAGTCGGCCTGCCCTCGATCTACTACACGCACAAGCGCGAGGTGGTGGAGCGTCGCGGCCTGCTGGTGCCCGTGACCGACCTGACCCCGCCGCGCGACGGCGAGACGGTGCAGGTGCGCGACGTGCGCTTTCGCACCGTGGGCGACATCACCACCACCTGCCCGGTGGAAAGCCTGGCGGCCGATGCCGACGACGTGGTGCTCGAGACCCTGTCGGTGGACGTGAGCGAACGCGGCGCGACCCGCATGGACGACATGACTTCGGAAGCTTCCATGGAGAAGCGCAAGAAAGACGGGTATTTCTGA
- a CDS encoding phosphoadenosine phosphosulfate reductase domain-containing protein: protein MSTATDIDFARINTELGRNAEGLVGWALGLGQSAIVTTNFRPFEAVILHMVTRVKRDVPVVWMDNGYNTEATYRFADEVTKQLGLDLHIYLPRRSRAHREAVEGPTPALDDPRHAAFTEEVKLEPFARALRETAPKVWFTALRATDTAVRAQMDPVSVNPDGLIKVAPLLHWSSKDLHEYCVKHGLPNNFDYVDPTKGEDNRECGLHLAH, encoded by the coding sequence ATGAGCACCGCAACGGACATCGATTTCGCACGCATCAACACCGAACTCGGCCGCAACGCCGAGGGCCTGGTGGGCTGGGCGCTCGGCCTGGGCCAGAGCGCCATCGTCACCACCAACTTCCGCCCGTTCGAGGCCGTGATCCTGCACATGGTGACGCGCGTGAAGCGCGATGTGCCCGTGGTGTGGATGGACAACGGCTACAACACCGAAGCCACCTACCGCTTTGCCGACGAAGTGACGAAGCAGCTGGGCCTGGACCTGCACATCTACCTGCCGCGCCGCTCGCGTGCGCATCGCGAAGCCGTGGAAGGCCCCACACCGGCGCTGGACGACCCGCGCCACGCCGCCTTCACAGAAGAAGTGAAGCTGGAGCCCTTTGCCCGCGCGTTGCGCGAGACGGCACCCAAGGTCTGGTTCACCGCGCTGCGCGCCACCGACACGGCCGTGCGCGCGCAGATGGACCCGGTCAGCGTGAACCCCGACGGCCTCATCAAGGTGGCTCCGCTGCTGCACTGGTCGTCCAAGGATCTTCACGAGTACTGCGTGAAGCACGGCCTGCCGAACAACTTCGACTACGTGGACCCGACCAAGGGCGAAGACAACCGCGAGTGCGGCCTGCATCTCGCGCACTGA
- a CDS encoding DUF934 domain-containing protein, whose translation MKKTLNILSAEEHIDDGDPKVLQLANDADPLAIEVCLADIERIDLHFPKFTDGRAYSQAFLLRRRLGFTGDIRATGDVLIDQLVQMERTGFSSAVLKEGVDASDAQRQFDRFNAFYQGDAVQPAPHFAAGA comes from the coding sequence ATGAAAAAAACCCTGAACATCCTCTCGGCCGAAGAACACATCGACGACGGTGACCCGAAGGTCCTGCAACTGGCCAACGACGCCGACCCGCTCGCCATCGAGGTGTGCCTGGCGGACATCGAGCGCATCGACCTGCACTTTCCGAAGTTCACCGACGGCCGCGCCTACAGCCAGGCCTTCCTGCTGCGCCGCCGCCTGGGCTTCACCGGCGACATCCGCGCCACGGGCGACGTGCTGATCGACCAGCTGGTGCAGATGGAGCGCACCGGCTTCTCCAGCGCCGTGCTCAAGGAAGGCGTGGACGCCTCCGACGCGCAGCGCCAGTTCGACCGCTTCAACGCCTTCTACCAAGGCGACGCGGTACAGCCCGCGCCGCACTTCGCGGCCGGCGCCTGA
- a CDS encoding nitrite/sulfite reductase — protein sequence MYQYTEFDRQFVHQRAAQFRDQLERWQKGRLHEDEFRPLRLQNGWYVQRYAPMLRVAVPYGELSSRQIRVLARIAREYDEPEAEVYRKAIETQGLLGSQKLPTHYAHFSTRQNVQFNWIPLAKSADVMDLLASVDMHGIQTSGNCIRNITSDERAGIAVDEIADPRPYAEIMRQWSTLHPEFAFLPRKFKIAITGATEDRAATGWHDVGLHIVKNEAGEIGFRVQVGGGMGRTPIVGTVLREFLPWQQIMNYLEAVIRVYNRYGRRDNIYKARIKILVKAEGQRYIDDVDAEYKQILEHDGAPHTITQAEFDRVAASFVPPTLATRVLQSAEKTDAELRAHAADDVQFARWLARNVAPHKNPALRAVTLSFKRLKQAPGDASADQLDTLAQLADRFSAGEARVTHDQNVVLPWVHAEDLHALWLAARAAGLASANVHLLTDMIACPGGDFCALANARSIPIAEAITERYQDLDELDDLGEIDLHISGCINSCGHHHSGHIGILGVDKDGKEWYQVTLGGSDGSALSGAPQAGKVVGPSFSAAEVPGVIEAVLTTYRDTRENGENFIDTLRRVGPDPFKAAANGARFKVEEAA from the coding sequence ATGTACCAATACACAGAATTCGATCGCCAGTTCGTTCATCAACGAGCCGCCCAGTTCAGAGACCAGCTCGAGCGCTGGCAGAAGGGCCGCCTCCACGAAGACGAGTTCCGCCCGCTGCGGCTGCAAAACGGCTGGTACGTCCAGCGCTACGCGCCCATGCTGCGCGTGGCCGTGCCCTACGGCGAGCTCTCCAGCCGCCAGATCCGCGTGCTGGCCCGCATCGCCCGCGAATACGACGAGCCCGAAGCCGAGGTCTACCGCAAGGCCATCGAAACGCAAGGCCTGCTCGGCAGCCAGAAGCTGCCCACCCACTACGCCCACTTCTCGACGCGCCAGAACGTCCAGTTCAACTGGATTCCGCTGGCCAAGTCGGCCGACGTGATGGACCTGCTGGCTTCGGTCGACATGCACGGCATCCAGACCAGCGGCAACTGCATCCGCAACATCACGAGCGACGAGCGCGCCGGCATCGCCGTCGACGAGATCGCCGACCCGCGCCCCTACGCAGAAATCATGCGCCAGTGGAGCACGCTGCACCCCGAGTTCGCGTTCCTGCCGCGCAAGTTCAAGATCGCCATCACCGGCGCCACCGAAGACCGCGCCGCCACCGGCTGGCATGACGTGGGCCTGCACATCGTGAAGAACGAAGCCGGCGAGATCGGTTTCCGCGTGCAGGTGGGCGGCGGCATGGGCCGCACGCCCATCGTGGGCACGGTGCTGCGCGAGTTCCTGCCGTGGCAGCAGATCATGAATTACCTCGAAGCGGTGATCCGGGTCTACAACCGCTATGGCCGCCGCGACAACATCTACAAGGCGCGCATCAAGATCCTGGTGAAGGCCGAAGGCCAGCGCTACATCGACGACGTGGACGCCGAGTACAAACAGATCCTCGAGCACGACGGCGCGCCGCACACCATCACACAGGCCGAATTCGACCGCGTGGCCGCTTCCTTCGTGCCCCCGACGCTGGCCACCCGCGTGCTGCAGAGCGCCGAGAAGACCGACGCCGAACTGCGCGCCCATGCCGCCGACGACGTGCAGTTCGCCCGCTGGCTCGCCCGCAACGTGGCGCCGCACAAGAACCCCGCGCTGCGCGCCGTCACGCTGTCGTTCAAGCGCCTGAAGCAGGCGCCCGGCGATGCATCGGCCGACCAGCTCGACACCCTCGCGCAACTGGCTGACCGCTTCTCCGCCGGCGAAGCCCGCGTGACCCACGACCAGAACGTGGTGCTGCCCTGGGTGCATGCCGAAGACCTGCACGCGCTGTGGCTCGCCGCCCGCGCCGCCGGCCTCGCCAGCGCCAATGTGCACCTGCTGACCGACATGATCGCCTGCCCCGGCGGCGACTTCTGCGCGCTGGCCAATGCGCGCTCCATTCCCATCGCCGAAGCCATCACCGAGCGTTACCAGGACCTCGACGAGCTCGACGACCTGGGCGAGATCGACCTGCACATCAGCGGCTGCATCAACTCGTGCGGCCACCACCACAGCGGCCACATCGGCATCCTCGGCGTCGACAAGGACGGCAAGGAGTGGTACCAGGTCACGCTCGGCGGCTCCGACGGCTCCGCGCTCAGCGGCGCGCCGCAGGCCGGCAAGGTGGTCGGCCCCTCGTTCTCGGCGGCCGAAGTGCCGGGCGTGATCGAGGCCGTGCTCACCACGTACCGCGACACCCGTGAGAACGGAGAGAACTTCATCGACACACTGCGCCGCGTGGGCCCGGATCCGTTCAAGGCCGCCGCCAACGGTGCGCGCTTCAAGGTGGAGGAAGCAGCATGA
- a CDS encoding DUF3237 domain-containing protein, producing the protein MATLADARAADAPPSGVATPTSERIPVVLPRTEFVYEAIVDIAAPMTLGASPFGERFMVPITGGSFEGPGLRGTVLAGGADRQLLRRDGAKNLDAVYELKTDDGVVISVRNTVLSRNPKNAPRYVFSTLQIVAPEGKYGWLNDFVYVGTLDALRPQREAVVIRVYKVV; encoded by the coding sequence ATGGCCACGCTCGCAGACGCGAGGGCGGCCGATGCGCCGCCATCCGGCGTCGCCACCCCCACCAGCGAGCGCATTCCCGTCGTCTTGCCGCGCACGGAATTCGTCTACGAGGCCATCGTCGACATCGCTGCGCCGATGACGCTGGGCGCCTCGCCCTTCGGCGAGCGCTTCATGGTGCCGATCACGGGTGGCTCGTTCGAGGGGCCGGGCCTGCGCGGCACGGTGCTGGCTGGCGGTGCCGACCGCCAGCTGCTGCGCCGCGACGGCGCGAAGAACCTCGATGCCGTGTATGAGCTGAAGACCGACGACGGCGTGGTGATCTCGGTGCGCAACACCGTGCTGTCGCGCAACCCGAAGAATGCGCCGCGCTATGTGTTCTCCACGCTGCAGATCGTCGCGCCCGAGGGCAAATACGGCTGGCTCAACGACTTCGTCTACGTGGGCACGCTCGACGCGCTGCGGCCGCAGCGCGAGGCCGTGGTGATCCGGGTCTACAAGGTCGTCTAG
- a CDS encoding M55 family metallopeptidase: MKVLISTDIEGVAGVYHPEQTRQGNPEYERARLLMAQEANAAIAGAFDAGATEVLVNDSHGGFRNMPPDVLDARARVVQGKPRYLSMVAGVEEGVHAVCMVGYHSRAQGRGILAHTINSFAFAGIALGGQELGEAGLYGALAGEYGAPVVMGSGDDVFIAENRPLFPHATFVETKKATGFSSGVSLSPEQSRRAIRAGVEEALAARANARPLVFEGPQTVTLRTQSTALADLFCQWPAFERVDGVTLRFTAPTVEAAVRMLNCCSAMSSMLR, encoded by the coding sequence ATGAAAGTCCTGATCTCCACCGACATCGAAGGCGTCGCCGGCGTCTACCACCCCGAGCAGACGCGCCAGGGCAACCCTGAGTACGAACGCGCACGCCTGCTGATGGCACAGGAGGCCAACGCGGCCATCGCCGGCGCATTCGATGCGGGCGCCACCGAGGTGCTGGTGAACGACTCGCACGGCGGCTTCCGCAACATGCCGCCCGACGTGCTGGATGCGCGCGCCCGCGTGGTGCAGGGCAAGCCGCGCTACCTGAGCATGGTGGCCGGCGTGGAAGAAGGCGTGCACGCGGTCTGCATGGTGGGCTACCACTCGCGCGCGCAGGGGCGCGGCATTCTTGCGCACACCATCAACAGCTTCGCGTTCGCGGGCATCGCGCTCGGCGGGCAGGAGCTGGGCGAGGCCGGGCTCTACGGCGCGCTGGCAGGCGAATACGGCGCGCCCGTGGTCATGGGCAGCGGCGACGACGTGTTCATCGCCGAGAACCGCCCGCTCTTTCCGCACGCGACCTTCGTCGAAACGAAGAAGGCGACCGGCTTCAGCAGCGGCGTGTCGCTGTCGCCTGAGCAGTCGCGCCGCGCCATCCGCGCCGGCGTGGAAGAAGCGCTGGCCGCACGCGCGAACGCCCGGCCGCTGGTCTTCGAAGGCCCGCAGACGGTGACGCTGCGCACGCAGTCGACCGCCCTGGCCGACCTGTTCTGCCAGTGGCCGGCGTTCGAGCGCGTCGACGGCGTCACCCTGCGCTTCACCGCGCCGACGGTGGAGGCGGCCGTGCGCATGCTGAACTGCTGCTCGGCGATGTCGTCGATGCTGCGCTAG